AGAAGGAAATGCTTCTTgtataaatttcaaatatttttttaataatccaTAAGAAACAAACAGGTTTTAAAAGAGGAGATGATAAAAATCAGGAGGAAATGATCAACTTTATAGTCAACAATCTAGAAAACACAGGATATCATTTGCAGAAATCACACAAGCATGATCAGTCAGTGTTCACTAGTCTACTCTTCAAATACTATGGACCAAGTGTAGCCTTTCATGTCTATCGCAGCAAATTTTAAATGTCTATAGGAATTAAACCTTGTGATTTCCCCCAGAATCTGGTAGCAGAGAGCAGAACTGACCAGCCATATCCTGTCATCTCTTCTTCCTTGTAGGACCCACGGCTGGCACGCAGGACCAAGAACCTGTGATGACCGTGCAGATGATATTCCCAGCATCCTTTCCTTTCTACTCTCTGAGCATTTCACCAAAACACCCATCACTCCAGGTGACCAAAATCATGAACAAAGAAATGGTGTTCCTTCCAGAGTCTGATTGCAGGATTTGGAAATACTTGGAAAAACAGAGAATTAAGCATAtctaggaaggaggaggaggtctCTATGcaaccaatcagaaagcagtatGGAAGTTGGCAGCTCAGAGGACAGTGAGGATAATGAGCCTCAGCTAGGAGCAGTGTGGTGGGCAGGACTGAGGAGCAGCCATGCTGTGGCTCAATCAAGCCTTGGATCTTCTCCCCAGCTTGGGAGCTTGGTCCACATGAAGGATGTTGGGAGGTTGTTGGATCTAAGAGGTGGAGTCTAGTGGGAGGTCCCAAGCCTGTCCCATCTgtgttctggtttcctttctcTTAATGTGGCCTCCCCGTCTAGCAGGCACTTCCACCATGGTGACATTGCTGTAGAGGGGATACAGACAGGGGCTATCAGGTGTCTATCTAGAGCGTCCCCATTCCCCAGTCCTCTGAGCTGCACTGAAGAAGAGATCACTTTGTCAGGCTGTCATGGACCCGGATGAGCTCCTGCAGCTTCTGCTCCAGGTCCTGAGCCTGCTGCCGCAACTTTGCCGCAGACTCTGTCTTCGCACCCTCATGCAAATGCTTTGAGTCTTCCACAAGGCTGACCACATCCATCAGCAAGGAGAGGCCTGTGGTGGCTGCACCCATGATCCGGGCTCCTTTGGACATTGCCAGAGCTGTGCCTCCAAAGGCTTTCTCCACCTTTCTAGTGTTTTCGGCTGACACCTTCCCTGTGGTGATGAGACGCTTGGCATTAGTTTTTAGGTGAGAGTCAGCTTTGGCCAGCTTGATGGCATCAATGTTCTTCTTGATGTCCTCCAGGTTCTGGAAGGAATTCTTATATACAGAAACAAGCCCAGGTGTACTCTCTTCCAAAACTTCTTTAATGACCTCCTCTTTGTCCTTGCTGGTTGGCACCAGCTGGCTGGCTTTAGCTTCCTCTTTCGCCGTGATGACCTTTTCCACAAGGCTTGTAGAAACACtagtcacagctgctgcagcCCCCAGCCCCAAGCCTGTGGCTGAAAGTCCCAGACTGACTCCTGCTGTCACGGGTGCCAGAGCGAGACCAAGGATAGTCAGGACTCCGGACACAGCACCGGTAGATTTGGCCACCACTTGTGAGATGGTGCAGTCCCTGTGCACCCTGTCAATCTTGTCTGCAAGGGCATGCAGCTTCCTGATCTGCTGCTCAATCTCCAGTTTCACCTGAGGATAATCTTCCAAAaaccttttcttctcctgcaggtcaTTTTGGAGCTTGTTGTCATCACCTACATCAGTAGCCACTATGGTCTTAGCAGGAGCTTCACACCAGTTATCTTTCTTTTCCCTGTAACAGGAGAGGACAACTGAGTGAGAAGATCTGCCCTGTGGAAACCACAGAGCATCTGCTCTAATGAAATGGTGGTGAGTGTTACAGTTGTATTGGATCTTTCTTATAGCTATGAGAAGACTTGACACACCACAATGTCTTGAATTGTTAAAAAGACAATGAGTTAAACCCATCTTCATGTGTCTTcttaatttgttattttatgttgtatgagtgttttgcatgtgcacacacgtgcgtgtgtgtgtgtgtgtgtgtgtgtgtgtgtgtgtgtgtgtgtttaccatgtgcatgcctggagcCAGTGGAGGGTACAGGAAGGCATCATATCCCTAGGACTGGCTTTAGATTCTGTTGCAAGCcatcatgagggtgctgggaattgaacctggttcctctggatgagcagccagagttcttaaccactgagccatccctagTCCCTTAATACACCTCTCTATTGCTAGACATTTAATAAAGATTCCTTCCCCTCCAGGTCAATGTCATCACTACTAAAATACTTCTCTGTAGGAACtctaaacaaacacagaaaagaggatttagaggaaaaaaaataattctttgtttTAGGAAAAGTTACTATTCCCTGAAGAGTTCACTGTCCCCAAAGAAAAACCTCCTATGACCTCAGTTGCTGAGACATGGCCTATGTCCTGCTGGTCAGAGATTTCCATGTTTGCTGGAGGACTTGGATTTTGAGAGTCTGCAAAGTGCACATTCCTAAGAGGGAAACCCTATGTGGGAATTCTTTTTGTACTGCagtggtgtgtacatgtgtgatctggtggggcagctcacagctgagaTCCATCCACTCAAAACACAGCACAGAAAGTTCTTTTCCAGCTGTGAGAGGAGGGTAAAGAAACATGAGCGGGTTCCCCATTGACATGTGTGTCCCATCGCCAAGAAATCTCACTGTGCCTCTATAAGTGTTTCAGTAGCAGGTAAATCTGAGAGTTCAGAACATGTAGGTTCCCTAGCAGTCCCCAGACTGAATTCCCAGCCTGAGAAAGGTGATGTGTGGTGGGATTTTGCTGTCATTTCTGACCTGCAGGGGAACTAGACAATAAAGGCATGAACTCCAGGAAggtggaagacacacacacacacacacacacacacacacacacacacacacacacacttgaacagacacacacaaatttaaataaaagcctTTCATAAAAATATCAGCTTTCAAtgaacacctactgtgtgatGGACACATATTGTGTGCTGGCCATATGCTGAACCTCCCACATGCATcctcttattttttcttataatgaagttcaacatgtagaagattgcaaatagattcatatctatcaccatgcacaaaactcaagtccaagtggatcaaagacctcaacataaatccatctacactgaacctgatagaagacaaagtgggaagtagccttgaacacattgtcaTGGgatatcacttcctaaatataacaccagtagcacagacactgagaacaacaattaataaatgggtccTCCTGacactgagaagcttctgtaaggcaaaggacatggtcaacaagaagaaatgacagcctacagaatgggaaaagatgctTACCAATTTGAAATCTGAAAGAGGGCTGATctcctaaatatataaagaactcatgaaacaagatatcaaaacaccaaacaattcaattaaaaaatgggctacagatctaaacaaagaattctcaatataagaatctcaaatggctgaaagacatttaaggaattgctcaacatccttagtcatcagggaaatgtaaatcaaaatgaaatcTGAGATTCAATTTTATACCTtttagaatgactaagatcaaaaatactaaagacaacttatgttggagaggatgtgcagcaatgggaacactcccccactgttggtgggagtgcaaacttgtacagccaactcggaaatcagtatggcgcttactcagaaaattgggactcaacctctctcaagacccagctataccattcttgggcatatacccaaggatttgctcaatcataccacaaggacacttgctcaactatgttcataacaacattatttgtaatagccagaaacttaAAATGACTTAGATGCTccttaaccaaagaatggataaagaaattgtggtacatatacacaatggagtattactcaggtgtaaaaaaacaatgacatcatgaaatttgcaggcaaatggatgggactagaaaatatcatcccgagtgagttaacccagactcagaaagacaaacatggtatgtattcattcataagtggatactagatgtaaagcaaaggataagcagactacgacctacagctccagagaaactaggtaagaAGGAGGATCCTTAGAAGCATGCacggatcaccctgggaaggggaaatagatgatatctcctgagtaaactgggggtgatggggaggcaatagaggggagggtttgggagatgagaacatgagggaagggATAATTGAGCTGGgggaaggatggagtgggagagcaatgaagatggaagcagatgcagagatccatagccaagctcCAGGCCAAGTTTCAGGCATCCAGttaaggagcaggaagagggttTATTTGAGCAGAGTgggggtcaagattatgatggggaaatctacagagacaactgaaccaagctcgcaGTAACtcgtgaactttagaccaacagctgggTAACCTGCATGAGATCagactaggacctctgcatataggagacagttgtatagcttggtctgtttgagggtctcctggcagtgagatcaggctTTATctctggtgcataagctggctttttggagtctatTACCTATGGTAGGATTCCTTGATCAGCCTTGATTAAGAGGGAAGggtcttggttctgcctcaactaaatgaacttggctttgctgactctctatgggaggccttactgtTTTGGAGTAGGGGATGAGGAGTGTGTTGGGAGACTGGCTGTGCAGGCAGGGGAGCCCAAAGATGGATGGGAGAGAAATCTGttgttgatatataaaatgaaaaaaaaattgactaaaaaaaaagaaagaaagacttttaAACAGCATGTCCCTGATGCTATTCAAGGTCTAATTCATAGTCCCCtaccctgttcttttttttttttttttttttacaactagGGAGAAAAAACTTGATTTAGTGTATGGCTGAGTACCTCCCGGTCTTGTCCTGCAGGTCCTTTTGGAGCTCCTgttcatcttcatcttcttctccATCAGGATCTGCAACCATCTTACCAGGAGCTTCACAAAGGAAAGCTTCCTTTTCCCTGTGACAAGAAAGACTGATAGAGTGAGGAAGATAGTTTAGAAGATAAACTCACTGAAATGaaagaactacacacacacacacacacacacacacacacacaagaacgtaatcacagaaatatttaaaataaaaacctttggTAAAAAATCAGCTTTCAGTGAACACCTACTATGGACTGGGCATATAGTGCATGCTGGCCATATGCTGATCTCCCCATATGCATCCTCTGATTTTTCTTACAATGAAGGTCAATGGTGTCCAAATAAAGCAGAAGGAAATAAACTTAAGTTCTCCTGGTCACAGGACCAGCAATGGCAGAAACAGTCTTGTCCCCTGGGACTGTCATCTCCTCCCAACAAGAGTCTGTCCCCTGCAAGTGAACAGCACTGAGGAAATATTTGCTCAGCAGGGACACTGTCTACTTGGTCTGCCTGGATAGTGTATTCCTACACAGAAAAAGCCATGAAGAAAGAGATATCTGGATTGAGGGAGACATTTTGGGGTTAGGGGCAATTGTGGGGCTagaaaaattcccaggaatccaaaggGATGATCCTaccttagactattagcaataatggagagggtacctgaactgacctacttcagtaatcagattggtgaagactctaactgtcatcatagagccttcatccagtaagtaAGACCTCACTCATGCCTCACTTAATTTCAATGCTATGGTGGTCCCTTAAAGGCTCAATGTCTAAATACAGTCACCTGGGCTTAGGGCTTTTCCAAATGAATTTAGAAACATAACTCAGTCTCTAACATTAGTGGCACCATTGAAATATGTcatgtgggggttggggatttagctcagtagtggaCTACTTGCCCATCACCACAAGGCCATGGGTTCGGACCTACTCTCTGAAACACAAATTTCATGAGAAAGATGCTCAGAAACACATTTAAACAGTTGTCCCTGATGCCATTCAGGCTCTTATGCACTGTCCCCTAACCCTGTTCTTTTTTTGTTCCAACTAGAGAGAAAAAGCTTGATTGAGTGTGTGGCTGAGTACCTCCTGGTCTTGTCCTGTAGGTCACTTtggagctcctcttcattcacaTCTTCTCCATCAGGATCTGCAACCATCTCACCAGGAGCTTCACACAAGGAAGTTTCCCATTTCCTGTTACAGGAGAAACTGACTGAGTGAGGAAGACAGCTTGGAAGATAGGCCCAGTCAAGTgcaagaaacagacacacacacacacacacacacacacacacacacacacacacacgggcacacagaaattaaaataaaataaaattaattaataaaattaaaataaaatcttttggaAAAAATCAACTTTCAATGAACACCTACAATGTGCTGGGCACGTACTTCATGCTGACCTGTTTCCTGAGGTCAACAGAAAATTCTCCCATAAAGCCCTAGATGCAGCCTGAGGATGTGACTAAGCTGGTAAAGCGTTTGCAATGCAAagtagacctgagttcagtcttgcAGGGGCCACAAAGAAATCCAGGTGCAGTTTTTTAAATCAGGCTACAGTTAACctgacacccaaaccacacaaaaatgcaacaaagaaagagaattatagaccaatctcccacATAAACATTGATGTGAAAACACTCAATAAATActgacaaactgaatccaagaacgtATCAAAACAaagtcatccaccatgatcaactacgcttcatcccagtgatgcagggatggctccacatacaaaagtctgtcaatgtgatctACTTAgaaacaaagtgaaagaaaaaaaccccacatgatcatatcattagatgctgaagaagCCTTTGAcgaaatccaacaccccttcatgataaaggtcttggagggatcagggatacaaggaacatacctaaatataacatatgcaatatacagcaagccggcagccaccatcaaattaattGGATTGAAACTGGACCAAGCAGCTCCTTCCACAGGCTGTTGCCACTCTACCACTTCAGTCAGCTGGAGCTGCAGATACTCCTTGATCCTTGTGTCCCAGAGGAACTCAACCACAGACTCAATGAAGCCTTTTCTTTCTagatgggaaggaaaaggaatatGGTTAGAGGACTGTGCATTGGCGCTTGAATGGCTTTGGGAACTAGCTTTGTAAATGTGGTTCTGAGCATCTGTCCCTTGAGGTAAATTTTGGTGTCACTAGTGGTAGGAGCTGAGTTGTGTCCCTTAATTCATTTGTAAAAGCTCTAACCACCTTTGACTGTATTTGGAGATAGAGTTGTTAGGGAACCAAGTGAGGTTGTGAGTGAGGTTCCTAACCCATAGTATTAGGGTCCTTATAGCAGCCAGAAGAAACTCCCTCCTACCCTTTCCCTACTTCTCTATCTCCCcccacatttctctctttccctgcctttcttcttctctctagACACATGAAAGAGCCCATGGGCTAGCACAGGGTACAGACTTCTCTGCCCAGCAGGAAGACAGAGCTCACCAGTGCCAACCTGCCACACTTTGACTGTGGATGTTTGATTCCAGCAGAGTGAGAGAAGAAGGTCTTTCTTTTAAATCACCTACCCAGTGTCGCTTTGTGATGGCATCCTGAGAAGACCAATGTACCAGAGCTGTGTCATGGTGCTTTGCAGAGACACATATCATATCATTTTTAGCTCAGACCAAGTAGGAAGTGAGCTCCTAATacccaggaagagggaggagattcCATTGATGACTTCCATTTACAGTGTACCTGTGGCATGGACCTTGAATGTGACTTTTTCCCTtggtttttactttatgtataggaatatttgcctgcttgtatgtatgtctttgcaccatgtgtgtgtgtggtgcccaaGGTGGGCCTTGGTCCCCTGGAGTGGCAGTTAGAGACTGTTGTGAACCtgctgtgggtgttgggaactgaacccaggtcctctgcaagagcagcaagtgctcttaaccactgagctgctcTAGCCTCAAACATGACTATTGACACCTGAATGGTTAGTTATTAATCCCAAGTTTCAATCTACTGGACTAACGAACATCTTGGAAATCAGTAGATCTTATCTGGGCAGTTGTGAGGGGGCTTCAAGTTATATTAGAGCATAACTGCTCTGAGCTAATGAGTGGTTCAAAGACTGAGCTGAGGCACCATGGGAAGTGGGGCCTGCTTGATGTCAGGAGGGCAGTTGGAATGAGTCTTTGGGGCTGATGGGCATCTTGTCTTGGCCCTTTCATGTTGCAGCTTTTTGTATGCCATGATGTGagctctcctccttcttcccttccaggATGGACCAACATATgcaaaattataataaatgtgaatattataAGCAAAATAATGTTGTCATTAGTTACAGCAATGACAAAGGTGAGTAACACCAGTTTAGAAACTAACTCATAATGAATAAACGAACAAATGGTCCACAGAGCCGATAGAAGAATCTTGAAAAGGAAATGCAGCcgggcacagtggcacacgcactcggagactgaggcaggtggatctctgtgagttccacgtcccgctggtctacatagtgagttccagggcagctagagcTAGAAAGTgagacctgtcttgaaaaaaaaaaacccacataaaaaggaaATGGAATTGACAACACCAGAGGAAACAGCAGAGGAAGAGTGAATATTCATGGATTATTCTATGCAtgtccatatgcacacacatatacatgcaaacactcaACTCATTCAGAATCTAAATCTTTCACAATACTTTTAAGTTACCTTGAATTTTCACTTTTAATTGTCCCATTgtaattgtatgtatatatgtaacacaGTATGATATTTCATGGAAAATTAGTATGTTATTAGTTCAAACATTTGTCATTCAGTTAAGAATGAtcaaaatagggctggagagatggctcagttaaggaccatggctgttcttccagaggacccaggttcaattcccatcattcACAGGTGCCTTCATAACTGTGTGTAAACCCAGCATCATGATATCCAACCccctcatacagatatacattcaGGAAAAATCCAAattcacataaaatgaaaataaatcattagaaaaaggAATGTTCAAAATTCAGTTCTCAATATCACTACTACCTACTCTGAAATATTCAATTAATTAGCATTTCTAATCTGTGAGAAATGCAATTCTGAAGTGATGGTGTagacccataatcccagcacatcgaagatg
This genomic interval from Peromyscus eremicus chromosome 20, PerEre_H2_v1, whole genome shotgun sequence contains the following:
- the LOC131897137 gene encoding apolipoprotein L3-like, with translation MGSPERKGFIESVVEFLWDTRIKEYLQLQLTEVVEWQQPVEGAAWKWETSLCEAPGEMVADPDGEDVNEEELQSDLQDKTRREKKDNWCEAPAKTIVATDVGDDNKLQNDLQEKKRFLEDYPQVKLEIEQQIRKLHALADKIDRVHRDCTISQVVAKSTGAVSGVLTILGLALAPVTAGVSLGLSATGLGLGAAAAVTSVSTSLVEKVITAKEEAKASQLVPTSKDKEEVIKEVLEESTPGLVSVYKNSFQNLEDIKKNIDAIKLAKADSHLKTNAKRLITTGKVSAENTRKVEKAFGGTALAMSKGARIMGAATTGLSLLMDVVSLVEDSKHLHEGAKTESAAKLRQQAQDLEQKLQELIRVHDSLTK